The Microbacterium foliorum genome has a window encoding:
- a CDS encoding AMP-dependent synthetase/ligase yields MIESSTPPLAVLDAYRNITDLLVARAQTAPEHVAFEVERADAGSTAPWRPVTTRAFSDEVRALAKGFIARGVQAGDPIAIMAPTRYEWAVADLASWFAGAVVVPIYETSSPSQVNAIVADAGVRLAIGGTASHTALLQSALTEAGGDPLGVWTMDAAASAPLADLVALGADVSDADLEARRASATQDDPATIVYTSGTTGEPKGVVLTHRNFLGQVLNIAAAYREIVNDAGNTVIFLPLAHVLARGLQLICLASGMRIAHLADPSTVVATLDTLRPTFLVVVPRVLEKIQAAAAAKAADKGLAGVWTKARETAIAWGRRAERIDAAAHPANDLSLRLRHRFFDALFYRRLRAVMGGRVGYMLSGGAALDPELSLFFRGIGVPVIEGYGLTETTAPLTGNLPGRIASGSVGSPLPGLTVRISDEGEVLARGLGVFGGYRNPAHDKGAFVDGFFRTGDLGRLDDQGRLILDGRLKDVIVTSNGKTIVPTRWESAVEADPLISHAVMVGEGKPYLSALLVLDPEQTQEWARTNGADIPPLAEPDLRAVTDPTLRMRLQASVDAANALVARSEQVRRFSVILADLEDRGIVTPTMKLRRSVVLDRASVTVEDLYL; encoded by the coding sequence ATGATCGAATCATCGACCCCGCCGCTGGCAGTCCTCGACGCCTACCGGAACATCACCGACCTCCTGGTCGCCCGCGCGCAGACCGCGCCGGAGCACGTGGCCTTCGAGGTCGAGAGGGCGGATGCCGGCAGCACCGCCCCCTGGCGGCCGGTCACCACGCGCGCGTTCTCCGATGAGGTGCGCGCGCTGGCGAAGGGATTCATCGCCCGGGGCGTGCAGGCGGGCGACCCGATCGCGATCATGGCGCCGACGCGCTACGAGTGGGCCGTCGCCGATCTCGCCTCCTGGTTCGCCGGTGCCGTCGTCGTGCCGATCTACGAGACGTCCTCGCCGTCGCAGGTGAACGCCATCGTCGCCGACGCAGGGGTGCGTCTGGCGATCGGCGGCACGGCGTCGCACACGGCGCTGCTGCAGTCGGCGCTCACGGAGGCCGGTGGCGACCCCCTCGGCGTGTGGACGATGGATGCCGCCGCATCCGCACCCCTCGCCGACCTCGTCGCGCTCGGAGCCGACGTCTCGGATGCCGACCTCGAGGCCCGCCGAGCATCGGCTACCCAGGACGACCCGGCGACGATCGTCTACACCTCCGGCACCACGGGCGAGCCGAAGGGCGTCGTGCTGACGCATCGGAACTTCCTCGGGCAGGTGCTGAACATCGCCGCCGCCTACCGCGAGATCGTCAACGACGCCGGCAACACCGTGATCTTCCTCCCGCTCGCTCATGTGCTGGCCCGGGGCCTGCAGCTGATCTGCCTGGCCAGCGGCATGCGCATCGCGCACCTCGCCGATCCGTCGACCGTCGTCGCGACCCTCGACACCCTGCGGCCGACCTTCCTCGTCGTCGTCCCCCGAGTCCTGGAGAAGATTCAGGCGGCCGCCGCCGCCAAGGCCGCCGACAAGGGCCTCGCGGGCGTCTGGACGAAGGCCAGGGAGACGGCGATCGCGTGGGGCCGCCGCGCCGAACGGATCGACGCCGCCGCGCACCCCGCGAACGACCTCTCGCTGCGACTGCGCCACCGGTTCTTCGACGCGCTGTTCTATCGGCGCCTGCGCGCGGTGATGGGCGGACGCGTCGGCTACATGCTCTCGGGCGGCGCCGCCCTCGACCCCGAGCTGTCGCTGTTCTTCCGCGGCATCGGCGTCCCCGTCATCGAGGGGTACGGCCTCACCGAGACCACGGCACCGCTCACCGGCAACCTGCCGGGACGCATCGCCTCGGGCAGCGTGGGCTCACCGCTCCCCGGCCTCACGGTGCGCATCAGCGATGAGGGCGAGGTGCTCGCCCGGGGCCTCGGCGTCTTCGGCGGATACCGCAATCCCGCCCACGACAAGGGAGCATTCGTCGACGGGTTCTTCCGCACCGGCGACCTGGGCCGGCTCGACGACCAGGGCAGGCTGATCCTCGACGGACGGCTCAAAGACGTGATCGTCACCTCCAACGGCAAGACGATCGTGCCGACCCGCTGGGAGAGCGCCGTCGAGGCGGATCCGCTCATCTCCCACGCGGTGATGGTGGGCGAGGGCAAGCCCTACCTCTCCGCGCTGCTGGTGCTCGATCCGGAGCAGACGCAGGAGTGGGCCCGCACCAACGGCGCCGACATCCCGCCCCTGGCCGAGCCCGACCTCCGCGCGGTCACCGATCCCACCCTGCGCATGCGACTGCAGGCCTCCGTCGACGCCGCCAATGCCCTCGTGGCCCGCAGCGAGCAGGTGCGCCGGTTCAGCGTGATCCTCGCCGACCTCGAGGACCGCGGGATCGTCACCCCCACCATGAAACTCCGGCGGAGCGTCGTGCTCGATCGCGCCTCCGTCACCGTCGAAGACCTCTACCTCTGA
- a CDS encoding DUF1295 domain-containing protein, protein MSSPTPTETKSSRASLVAIVVALVIGALVALAGSQNGAMLGGIPLFALAVAAAYGIQILAFIPAVILRTERFFDLTGSLTFLAISVALVLLTPLPDARSWILAVMVALWAVRLGSFLATRVHKAGSDGRFDEIKGSPVRFLQVWVIQGAWVSITAAAAWIAISTDAANRAPIGWLTVVGIVVWVLGMVIEIVADAQKSAFRADPKNKDEFIRTGLWSRSRHPNYFGEIVIWVGVFVTAAPVLTGWQWVAVLSPLFVILLLTRVSGIPLLEARAEKKWGDRADYIEYRDSTPALIPRLTRPTVRQAAA, encoded by the coding sequence ATGTCCTCACCGACGCCCACCGAAACCAAGTCGTCGCGCGCCTCGCTCGTCGCGATCGTCGTCGCCCTCGTCATCGGGGCGCTCGTCGCGCTCGCCGGCAGCCAGAACGGCGCGATGCTCGGCGGCATCCCGCTCTTCGCGCTCGCGGTGGCGGCCGCGTACGGCATCCAGATCCTCGCCTTCATCCCGGCCGTGATCCTGCGCACCGAGCGCTTCTTCGACCTCACCGGCAGCCTCACGTTCCTCGCGATCTCGGTGGCTCTCGTGCTGCTGACGCCCCTGCCCGACGCGCGCAGCTGGATCCTCGCGGTGATGGTGGCCCTGTGGGCCGTCCGCCTCGGATCCTTCCTCGCCACGCGCGTGCACAAGGCCGGATCCGACGGCCGCTTCGACGAGATCAAGGGTTCGCCCGTACGGTTCCTGCAGGTGTGGGTCATCCAGGGCGCCTGGGTGTCGATCACGGCCGCCGCCGCCTGGATCGCGATCAGCACGGATGCCGCGAACCGCGCACCCATCGGATGGCTCACCGTCGTGGGGATCGTCGTCTGGGTGCTCGGCATGGTGATCGAGATCGTCGCCGACGCGCAGAAGTCCGCGTTCCGCGCCGACCCGAAGAACAAGGACGAATTCATCCGCACCGGTCTGTGGTCGCGTTCGCGGCACCCCAACTACTTCGGGGAGATCGTGATCTGGGTGGGCGTCTTCGTGACCGCGGCCCCCGTGCTCACCGGATGGCAGTGGGTGGCCGTGCTGTCACCGCTGTTCGTGATCCTGCTGCTCACCCGCGTGAGCGGCATCCCGCTGCTCGAGGCGCGTGCCGAGAAGAAGTGGGGTGACCGCGCCGACTACATCGAGTACCGCGACAGCACTCCCGCGCTCATCCCGCGTCTCACACGACCGACTGTGCGGCAGGCCGCGGCATAA
- a CDS encoding SGNH/GDSL hydrolase family protein: MRRFRSLASLAALALGLTACSAGPVPDASPTPGDGPVVAFYGDSYTLGTGASDPALRWSTIISEQRGWQEFNPSVNGLGFVNHRSDFAENDLPELVIAQDPDIVFVTMGLNDNFSYDRRADLIRTTITDDLSRLRDALPEARIIVVEPFWYTDERPESVQTIIGWAEDAAAEIDADWIPGASRWLDGHYAGAEDSWMAGDGLHPSDIGYRHMAEEMDAALDALDPPL, from the coding sequence ATGCGCCGCTTCCGATCGCTCGCCTCACTCGCCGCCCTCGCCCTCGGGCTCACCGCCTGCAGCGCGGGACCTGTGCCGGATGCGTCCCCGACGCCGGGAGACGGGCCGGTCGTCGCGTTCTACGGGGACTCGTACACGCTGGGCACGGGGGCGAGCGATCCGGCTCTCCGATGGTCGACGATCATCAGCGAGCAGCGCGGATGGCAGGAGTTCAACCCCAGCGTCAACGGACTCGGGTTTGTCAACCACCGCTCGGACTTCGCCGAGAACGACCTTCCTGAGCTCGTCATCGCACAGGATCCCGACATCGTCTTCGTGACGATGGGGCTCAACGACAACTTCAGCTACGACCGACGCGCCGACCTCATCCGCACGACCATCACCGACGACCTCAGCCGGCTGCGCGACGCCCTGCCCGAGGCGAGGATCATCGTCGTCGAGCCGTTCTGGTACACCGACGAACGCCCGGAATCGGTGCAGACGATCATCGGATGGGCCGAGGATGCCGCGGCAGAGATCGACGCGGACTGGATCCCCGGTGCGAGCCGGTGGCTCGACGGGCACTACGCCGGCGCCGAGGACAGCTGGATGGCGGGAGACGGCCTGCATCCCTCCGACATCGGATATCGCCACATGGCCGAGGAGATGGATGCGGCGCTCGACGCCCTCGATCCGCCGCTCTAG
- a CDS encoding HD domain-containing protein, with protein MSAHETHPPLHLDSFEAPRTPAAVAALSLATQYHSPAILNHVVRSWLWAEAFAVIEGRQDIDHELLYVSAVLHDIGLAPEFDNVFRSYEEAGGHVAVALTRGAGWDERRGTRALEVIVRHNWPSVDPAVDVEGYLLEIATGLDISGARSDALPEPFLREVLEAHPRLDLATEFGSGVVDQAARKPHTAAHRLVEGGVVRKLEQNPLG; from the coding sequence ATGAGCGCGCACGAGACGCATCCGCCCCTGCACCTGGACTCGTTCGAGGCGCCGCGCACGCCCGCGGCGGTCGCAGCCCTGTCGCTCGCGACGCAGTACCACTCCCCCGCGATCCTGAATCACGTGGTGCGCTCGTGGCTGTGGGCCGAGGCGTTCGCCGTCATCGAAGGGCGGCAGGACATCGACCACGAGCTGCTCTATGTCTCGGCCGTGCTGCATGACATCGGCCTGGCCCCGGAGTTCGACAACGTGTTCCGCTCCTACGAGGAGGCCGGCGGCCATGTCGCCGTCGCGCTCACCCGGGGCGCCGGCTGGGACGAGCGGCGGGGCACCCGTGCGCTCGAGGTGATCGTGCGGCACAACTGGCCCTCGGTCGATCCCGCCGTCGACGTCGAGGGGTACCTGCTCGAGATCGCGACCGGTCTCGACATCTCCGGTGCGCGCTCCGACGCACTCCCCGAGCCCTTCCTCCGCGAGGTTCTCGAGGCCCATCCCCGCCTCGACCTCGCCACGGAGTTCGGCTCCGGAGTCGTCGACCAGGCGGCCCGGAAGCCGCACACCGCAGCTCACCGCCTGGTCGAGGGCGGCGTCGTCCGCAAACTCGAGCAGAACCCCCTCGGCTGA
- a CDS encoding CsbD family protein translates to MGLDDKIKNAAQDIAGKAKEAIGNATDNDKLAAEGKADQVKADAKKAGENVKDAFKN, encoded by the coding sequence ATGGGACTCGATGACAAGATCAAGAACGCCGCTCAGGACATCGCCGGAAAGGCGAAGGAAGCGATCGGCAACGCGACCGACAACGACAAGCTCGCTGCCGAGGGCAAGGCCGACCAGGTCAAGGCCGACGCGAAGAAGGCCGGCGAGAACGTGAAGGACGCGTTCAAGAACTGA